CTAAATAAGAAAGCACATTGATTGTAATAAGGAAATATCAAACCAAGATACTGAGCTgacatcaattaaaaaatgaacaaaaagctttcACTTTGTATAACATATTCAATCACATGATTCGTAAGAATTATGTGAGGCAATTCATTTTTACCCAGACAGGAAGAccttaaaagataaatttttaccCTTCAACGACATTCAACCCAGACACTGAGgcgaaattttaaaattagaatatgTTTTGATGGCTCTGAGTTTGCCTTCATTTGAGCAACATGGAAAGTTGACAGCTTTAAACCAACAGTTAGAATATCCAGAAAATATCTCATAATATCTTTAGAGTATATTTAATTTACACTTGGTAGGGTTCAGGAGTCTTATTCTATTAATGGTTTTGGGCATGTACTTCCCTCATTCTCCCAGGAAATTCAGGGTTAGGAGTCTTATTCTATTAGTGGTTTTGGGCGTGTACCTGTAAAAAGTATGATTAATTGTCCTCAGAATTTAGTATAAAAAGATCATGGATTACTTCACATTATGTCAGTCATATTATGAGTTTCTGTCCAGATTTATCTCCATCAAAATGCAATTTCTGTTTAGCTTACACAAAGAAACGCTTTGTTTGGTTGGGagagaatatgaaaaaaataaaaataaaaaattcaaaaaataggGTGCCTACAATATACTATTTCTCTTCTATTTTAATTGATCTGTTTATCTCTATATCTTTCTTTGTTTCCtatcaaatcaatcaaattacACAACTTTTAAAACacttctctatttctcacatATTTCTACCTTACCAAACatctaaatgtttttttttaaatttcttactttttctcttttcacaacttatttcttctctatttccatcataaatattttttccctCAACCAAACAGAGCATAGAAGTACAGATCTCATTCcgaaataaaaatacttttacaaGGAAGATCACAGCTCAAGAGGAAGACaaaagatattaattaattatataaaaccttttcataatttttctctatttttaaaattttaaaatgttttatttatccTACAggaaataatgtaattatagATCCTGTAGATAACTCATAATGTAACACGTAAGATCTCAGTAGACGAGGAAAactacatatataattatactTCATCGCACAAAACCTTTTATTCTACTATTTCTTTTACTTCTcttaaattttcacaaaatattttcttttgataaaaataattatatgaagaaatacATTCCCTTCTTTGTTACCAGTAATAACTCTTATGAGGGCTGGAAGAAAGACATTGGAGCAAAGAAACAGATTTACATAAGGTTTATATTGAATTGGAAACAACACATAATTGAGTATCAAGAGAAGTGTTATAGGAaactttgaaaaagaaagatgttCTGCGACTTACATCTAAGCTAATAAAAGGCATGCTATATGCTACTTGAGTAAGAACACCACGAAGTAAAACTAAGGACTTTCCGTTTGAGATAAGATCACATCAAAACTCAACTTTAAGTAGTTACTTGTTTGATCTATCCTTGATTGTACTTACCAAGGACATTCAGAAGAAAATATTATccctaaaaacatattttagtggatgatttagtttttaatagAGAAATCAAGGAAACTGATTAACTCTAAACTTCAACTTTGgagaaaatatttgaaaataaggGGTTTTCTCTTCAAAGTAAGAAAGCACACAATTGCTTGAGGATGTCCTACATAGGATACAAGTGAGATGGTTAAAATGAATAAAGGGCGTCAAGGTTATTTGTGATTGCAAAAAATATATTCTGTGCCTATGGTAATGAATATTGGACTTCAAAGGATCAACAAGACAAAAAAGGAGGAAGCAACAGAAATATAAGAATACTAGGAGTAACagaaatatatgaatgacaAAATAGATGTGTGAccacaaaaattattatacgTTGCCAAATGATTATATATGAAAAGATATTGATATGGAAccaattgaagaaaaagaatacaaaatCAGTAAAAAGGGTTTAGACATGTACAAAGAAGACCACTAAAACCACAAGTGTTGACAGCATATTGCATGATTTTTAGTATAGTGAAAAAGGAGAAAGGGATACAAAGAAGACGATCATTAGGAAGTTGTTTAAAGGGATTTCATGATGAATAGTTACATTCTTGCCATtgtttttttgttcttgtaTAACTAAAACCAATAATTCATGAATACAGCAACATATAAACTTCATAACACTTTAGGAATAGAAAGAGAATATCCATATCAAACTTATTCCAGTTAAGTACTTGACACTAATCCAAAGAAATGAAGAGTACAAGCCTCCATGAATAGCCGGAACTGTTAAAGTGTCAATTTCCTTCTATctttaaaacaacaaattacGCACAATAACAGTGTGATCAAAGTACGATTTTATGGAGAAGCAGCTCGACCTTGAATTACTATCCATTTAAACAGTATTTCATCAATATCTACATTAGtataataattcataaatcAAAGACCATATGCTAAATACTTCAAGCCATGAATTGCACAGATAAATTATATTACAGAAAAATGTAGCAGCTTGAATTTAGAGCAAAAAAACGGGAAAGAATTTCACCTACAAAGCCGGATCCAGGATACAAAGATCACTAAGAAGGAAAAATTGTATCATTTGAGGCATAAAGCTCACCTGGACTGAACATCTTCCTTGCCCCTCAACCTTTTCAAGACACAGGAAATTCCAGCATTCACTCCCGTCATCACAGCAAAGTTCCGAGCCTGAATAAAAGGACCTCCAGCTAGAGCCtacataataattaaacaaaacaaaaaaattacactaaAAGTAGAATTAAGTAAATGAATAATCATAACCCTAAAATATTTTCCACTGAAgaatatcaattaaaattacCCTAATaggtataataataataataataataatagtagtagtagtagtaataattacaataatagaGAGGAAGTGAAGAGTAGAAAACAAAACCTGAGCTTGCTTAAGAGATGCCATGGCCTGAGGGTTGAGAGCGGCGTTGGGCGGAGGGGTGGGGAAAGCAGAGGGAGCATCGGCGGTGAGGGTTCCCATGAAGGCGCCGATGGCGGCGCCCTGGGCGGCGCTGGTGGTGGTGACGACGGCAGCCTCGACGGGGAGCGACTGCTTGGAGAGCCAGAGTTTGAAGCCATTTTCCAATTCCTTGAAACGTGCTTGGATTTGCTCTAAGGGATTCTGACTCTGAGACGCCACCATAATTCCTTGCTTCCCTTGTTCCATTCAAGGATATCGACTActatttcgtttttattttgataacgTTCTCTTATACTCTCTATCACCGTCTTCTCACCCGTTTTATACTAAACATCAAAATTACCTACGCACTACtatgctctttttttttcaccctATTACTCAAACGGCGACCAACAACCCTCTCACTAATCAATTtcctaatatttttattaatcacACTAAATTACACTTTTCTCTTcgttaatatctaaattattaaatgtttaaaCTAAACTATAATTCCTAAAATAGCAATTATTTTGAAGTAAAGTAAATATATACTGAATAAAACAcacaattcttttttttttataacatcttTCGTACACATACTTTCTGTAATACAAATATCATAGTTCCACGTGAATGAGCACTAATGTACCGACCAACTtgattatttattgaattgaaTTCTTAGAAGCCGCCAATAGAAGTCGTAACATGTGATAATATTACAGTAACTTATTTGTCTGCATAAAATGGTTTTATTCTTATTGATATATTGGTTCACAAAATTTAcgttagaaaatattttgttatgcACGGTTAGTATTTTCTATAATcacttaattttcaatttaaatcaattattgAGACAGAAATAAGCCAAATTaactctaaatattttattttattttggttatcATGTGCATGGTATAATTGGGTTACTCTAATCCAATTTTTCACACAAATATATGGAGAGAGCCTTTCACTTCTATGTTGGAACATTGAATTGcgttaaatgttttttttttctcttataaatttGTTGAACTTACTttgatacaaattttattatgtttttgttctcaatttttattttattttttttccttcaacttattaatatttcttaagTTATGGATGATGTTAAAGTGATATGTTAATAGTTAAGTATGACTATTATATGTAttcgtatattttaaataagcttttcattatcaataatttatagattattttacttctcaacaatttcttttactattttaggttttttctctataaagaaatattttaatttgtatagtttattgatatttttaagtgatgagtatatatatatatataaaaaaagaatctagaaaattgtgttttataaTTGATACTATGTTTAAAATGTGAGATtcggttattttaatattaaaaatttaaagtataaatagagtttttataaacaagttttattatttaaaaatacataattctTCTAAAAACCTTATCTTAGagctctttctcttctctctagGTTTTCTCATCACCCGTTCATCTATTTGAATATCGGAGACCGTTAGGATGATCTTTGAGACGAGCTCTCCacttttatttgattagttTCTCTAAGAGAATAAGTTGGTTTTCTGTCCTTTGTTGATCAGTGGTCTTAATGGTGTGTTATGATTGTGTTTTTGTTGTTCATAAAGGTAGATAAAACTTGTGTGTTTGAAGGTGTTTTTACAATTCTTGAGCAGTTGGTTTGTCTTtcaggtaagggaagttaattgcactatttttaacttataGATAACTTGTAATTTCTAGTTGCATGCTCATACAATTTTTGGTTTGTTTGTGTGATTGAGCTATCTGATGAAATATGATGTGTGGAGTTAAGTTAGGATTTAATTTGGCTtacattatttgtattttgagacTTGGTATGTTGTATAGTTGGTATTGTAATTGAGATTAATTGAGTCATTGAGTAGTGTACAATCTTATAATTGGTAAGTTTTAGCATTTGTGGTTGTTGCACTGATTTTGCAGATTTGGAATGGCATAAGTTTGCAAATTTGTGTTCTACAGAATTATGCAAACTCACTAGAAGAGAATATACTAGTTGGACAAAGTTAAACTCAGAGAACTACTGAATTGGTAGTCTCTAGGCGAGAATAATCTCACTAGATGCAACCAAAGTTAGAGAGCTCACTGACTTGACATTCATGAGACGAGAAGattataataactaaaaaatcATAATAGTTTTCATAAAATCCAAAtcaataatttctttaattaaatcatttcaaaattatgaaaatttttttttttgctaagcagatatgtttttatttgaagATATTGTTACACGGCCTTCTAATATTGACGAAATCCTAATGAATATTTTCCTtagaataacttttttttttcatgatttaaaaaatattttaatgttattaaaacttttaatatgaaagatttaaaaaaaaaactaatgttaTTGTTCTGACCTATTATGATCCACCAATACTTTAAGTTAAATCAAATATTCATGTGTAATATGCATTTGTATTAgaatttttataatactttaCCCATACTTATTAAtgaaatatgtaatatataGTAAATAACACTTTTATGATAACAATAACctatagttttttatattaataatttttatacatataattttaattttaattcaaacttaaaaaagaaCTATTTatcatacttttaaaaattatatcacTATCGTACTCTATTTTCTAAAAGTaaatacatcaacatattaaatatgtattgtatctaatataaatataatccgTGCATAGATtccatatatttaaaaactattgaTTGGATCTAACGTTAACGTGATAAGAGAGCagataataatttagaaaaaaagaatggtTTAGTTGTTCATATTATCTAAGTTTGTCAACGTATTTGTAGCTTTTATCGAGCATTTGAAACTTGAATCCTAATAACATAGGTGTCAGATTTTTTGACTTTGACCAATTCAAACTTTGACAATTCCATATGCTTATTCATCTCATGTGAATTTTAACTACATGTATGGCTACAGGGTGCCGTCCTAATACTAAGAGCATTTCCTCAATAGAAATTACTTTAAAAAgttgtttataattaaaagtatcattttaaaataagtcccatatatataacttaaaagaaagatatttaTAAGCTACAGAAAattgtttatcattttttcaaatttcaataattCATATACGTGCATATCAATGGTTTCTAGTGTGCATTTCATTAACATTTAAAGTTTcaacaataatttaattcaatctaaTTCATAAATATTGATTCACTTAACACttactagtacaaaaacaacgtcACACGTTCAACGTCGAACCACTGAATAGTCAACGTTAAAAATAAGCGGTGacacatttttgtaaataaatgcaattattaaacgtcgtttaaaattgtaattcgacgtaaaatgatataaaacattgaataccctttaaattcgacgtcaatttctcgaacgaagtttgacgagcatcactttctttcatttgaCGAGCATCACTTTCTTTCATTCGATACCCTCTtctccttcataggcgcattctgctttctctcacGAAACTTTATttcgatgaacccaccttttcaaggttagttttcgttttgaagaacttatgtgttgaacttgtttgttgtttttttttgttgaacttgtttgttgttgttggtggttgaacttgtttgttcttatttgattgaacttgtttgttattggttattattgtttgttgttgatactacactacacgttcatagttcatgctttataaaataccaaacattgaaatttgttgttttttttttgctctTCAAGTCtcatagagttgtaaaaaaggatcagaattaattaattaaaaaaaataaaaaaaattgattaacgtcgtatattaacaaaattcgatgttcatttaacgtcgaattttttaaaacgtctcctgatatgacgttgTTCATAAATTCGCCCTTAAAAGctcaaaatatttgacattgtacgcgatttttgttcTAGTGACTtacttatttttagttaaaagttCAGTTGAattcaatttattattctttcaaataagatataataaacattattataaacattattgtaaattttgatATCTTAACTATGTTTGACACTACAAATGTCTATCAAATATtgcataaaaattattaaaaaaaatacaaaattattatactaaatTCATGATAAAAGTTACTATTCATGAAATAGGAAAATTACAcctaatatgaaaaaaaatctaaataaatcgTAAAACATTAAAccatttatattattatctataaatcaaaactaaattaattaatttatcagtataatgattttttttactaaaaacatGAGAAATTTTGATTTAGACATGCTTAAAAAAGTGTATTGATGTCATCTTTCTCTAAGATTTTAAGAAACCAGTGATTAAtccaaacaattttaaaaatcttcTCTCCCAACATACTCCAAAGAATGAATAACTTCCATAAacttaacataaataaaagtttatatattaaaaaagttaaaatttat
This Vigna angularis cultivar LongXiaoDou No.4 chromosome 4, ASM1680809v1, whole genome shotgun sequence DNA region includes the following protein-coding sequences:
- the LOC108330771 gene encoding chloroplastic import inner membrane translocase subunit HP30-2; protein product: MEQGKQGIMVASQSQNPLEQIQARFKELENGFKLWLSKQSLPVEAAVVTTTSAAQGAAIGAFMGTLTADAPSAFPTPPPNAALNPQAMASLKQAQALAGGPFIQARNFAVMTGVNAGISCVLKRLRGKEDVQSSMAAAFGSGVMFSLVSGMGAPNQATNAVTSGLFFALVQGGLFQIGQKFSQPPVEDIHYAKTRHMLNNLGLLSYEKNFKKGLLNDNTLPLLTDSALRDVRIPPGPRLLILDHIQRDLDPKEKRGSRH